TCACTCCGGAGGATGCAGGAAGTGCGTGCTGGCGGACGCATGTCTGACCTTCCAGCGCCTCTGGATCAGCGGGACAGCCGTTGGGCTCCCGCCTTCGCGGAACGACGATAGAAGGTTCGCGGCCGGTTTCGCGCGCAAAGCACGCTGCGCGAGGAGCGCGGCGTCAGCGCTCGCCCGGGCAGGCGCGCACGAACCGACTTCATCCGCATCCGATCTCGAGCACACCTGCCGGCGCTGCCGCCCGGCGGCGCGTTGCGGCATCATGGCGCCTCAGCCCTGACGAAAGACCGCGAGCCGATCGCCCATGTTCAATCTGTCCCCACCGACCTCCGGCATGTTCTTCCTCTCGCTGCTGCTCGGCGGCCTGGGCGTGGCGGCCAAGCTGCACTACATCCCGGCGCTGGTGCCGTACGCGTTCTGGCTGGTCTGCGCCGGGCTGGTCGTGCTGCTGATCGGCAACCTGTTCAAGGGGCTGTAGGCGTTACGCCAGCACAAGCCTCTGGCTCAGCAACCCATCGCGATGGGTACATCGAATTCCAGGTCGACCACCCACTCCGCGCCGTCCCAGCGCTGCACCTGCATGCGAAGCAGGCTCGGGGCGACATAGGACGCGCCCTGTCCGGCATGCGAGACGGCCTTGGCCAGCGTGATCCACTTCCCTTCGCCGCCATGGGCCCGCACCGCGGCTAGCAGCTCGGCCTGACCGAACGACGGGAAGCAGCTGGCTTGCTGCGGCGTGGGCGGTGGAATGTCGAAGCGCCCGTCACCCGGGTCGGCGATGGACTGCCAGGCCGTCGTGCAGTGCTTCCAGTCCAGCAGATCCAGATGCGGCCCCTCGTCACCGAGCGCCAGACTCGTTTGGTACTGGAAACGGATCCGGAGCTTCTCGCGCGGCGCATCTTCGCCCTGCTCCACCTCGACCGTGTGCACGCTGCCGCCAAGCTCGGGCTCCAGCGTGTAGCGACGCTGCAAGGGCGGGGCCTGCTTCCAGAGCGCCGCCGGCGCCTGATCCGTCCACACTTCGATGCGGCGAATCTCCGCCTGCGCCGACGGCGACATCGGCAGCGCCAGACAGAGGCAGACCGCCAGCCACACTCCCCGAACTTGCCCGAGGAGCAGGCGCGCACTCACATCGTGTGCGTCGGCTTGTCGGCGTTGAGGGTGCCGGCCAGCAGGGTCTCGATGCGGTTGCGGACCGCGTCGCCCTCGCCGCCTTCGCTGAACTGCACGCCGATGCCGGCGGTGCGGGCGCCCTGCGCGCCGACCGGCGTCACCCAGATCACCTTGCCGGCCACCGGCAGGCGTTCGCTGGATTCGGGCAGGGTCAGCAGCACGAACACCTCGTCGCCGAGGAAGTAG
The window above is part of the Pseudoxanthomonas sp. X-1 genome. Proteins encoded here:
- a CDS encoding PilZ domain-containing protein, with product MNATKGGILSLMVKDKAQLYSAYIPFVRNGGIFVPTPKRYFLGDEVFVLLTLPESSERLPVAGKVIWVTPVGAQGARTAGIGVQFSEGGEGDAVRNRIETLLAGTLNADKPTHTM